The proteins below are encoded in one region of Paenibacillus albus:
- a CDS encoding urease accessory protein UreD: MSIGSYIGWSMSWPTFMVTRIIMKTMALNTATPSEKGRRISQLRAVFEKRERGSTITSKYHTAPIKIAKAFPLGGPVGVIVMDVSPGLLAGDQYELHWKAEDGAHAYITNQSFTKVHPAHEEHGGSTMLQCFELGNGAIIESMPEPTMLYRDAEFTMHTEVRLAEGAIWMGAEVLCPGRALRGELFAYRSFRSKFNVYYKNELIYVQHQFIEPLSQRLASRGCYAGMTHTGVFYVFSDRVQAAYADAIRNALGALSVQGEHRVEWGVSMTYKYGIAVMAASTAAWALQEVMSTAWVKVREILLGLSPIALRK; this comes from the coding sequence ATGTCGATCGGATCGTACATTGGCTGGAGCATGAGCTGGCCCACGTTCATGGTCACGCGCATCATCATGAAGACCATGGCCCTCAACACAGCCACGCCTAGTGAGAAGGGGCGGCGCATTTCGCAGCTGCGGGCCGTATTTGAGAAGCGGGAGCGGGGCTCCACTATCACATCAAAGTACCATACTGCGCCAATCAAGATTGCAAAAGCTTTTCCGCTCGGTGGTCCTGTTGGCGTCATTGTAATGGATGTTTCCCCGGGGCTGCTTGCTGGCGACCAGTACGAACTGCATTGGAAGGCAGAAGACGGGGCTCACGCTTATATCACGAATCAATCCTTCACTAAGGTTCATCCGGCACATGAGGAACATGGCGGTTCGACGATGCTTCAATGCTTTGAGCTTGGAAACGGAGCTATCATCGAGTCGATGCCTGAGCCCACAATGCTATATCGGGATGCGGAATTTACGATGCACACTGAGGTTCGTCTAGCTGAAGGAGCGATCTGGATGGGGGCGGAGGTGCTGTGCCCGGGGAGAGCGCTTCGAGGTGAGCTGTTCGCCTATCGTTCTTTTCGGAGTAAGTTCAATGTGTATTATAAGAATGAGCTGATCTATGTGCAACATCAATTCATTGAGCCGTTGTCACAGCGGCTTGCTTCGCGAGGTTGTTATGCAGGAATGACGCATACTGGCGTATTCTATGTGTTTTCAGACCGGGTACAGGCTGCGTATGCTGATGCGATAAGGAATGCACTTGGCGCGTTGTCTGTTCAAGGTGAGCATAGGGTTGAATGGGGCGTTTCTATGACGTACAAGTATGGGATTGCTGTGATGGCGGCAAGTACTGCTGCGTGGGCTCTTCAAGAAGTGATGTCTACCGCGTGGGTGAAGGTTCGCGAGATTTTGCTAGGTTTATCGCCTATCGCACTTCGTAAGTGA
- a CDS encoding GNAT family N-acetyltransferase gives MANLTPTHRFETARLLLRPFVPSDAADVQRLAGEQAVARTTLSLPHPYPDGAAELWIDFRTDAARHGHGFTFAIVHKESDALMGCISLNITSEHRRGEIGYWLGQSFWGNGYSTEALIQILHFGFNTIGLNRIWGAAMTKNPASSAVMLKAGLKHEGLFKQHIRKWDQYEDIHYYGLTKADYLGSVQQEEG, from the coding sequence ATGGCGAACCTAACTCCAACCCATCGTTTCGAGACCGCAAGGCTCCTGCTTCGTCCATTCGTGCCGAGCGATGCAGCCGATGTGCAGCGACTCGCTGGCGAACAGGCAGTTGCACGCACCACATTGTCGCTCCCTCATCCATACCCGGATGGTGCCGCAGAGTTGTGGATTGATTTTCGCACGGATGCTGCAAGACATGGTCATGGATTTACTTTTGCAATCGTTCATAAAGAATCCGATGCTTTGATGGGCTGCATTAGCCTAAACATCACTTCTGAACATAGACGAGGTGAGATTGGTTATTGGCTCGGACAGAGCTTCTGGGGCAACGGCTACTCGACGGAGGCACTTATACAGATCCTACATTTTGGCTTCAACACCATCGGGCTAAACCGCATATGGGGCGCTGCCATGACGAAGAATCCCGCTTCATCCGCGGTCATGCTGAAAGCCGGTTTGAAACACGAAGGGCTGTTCAAGCAGCATATTCGAAAATGGGATCAATACGAAGATATCCACTATTACGGCTTAACGAAAGCTGATTATTTGGGCAGCGTGCAACAAGAAGAAGGATGA
- a CDS encoding MFS transporter, translated as MWSRIQGNARNCLLYEPLFLLPYNMYMTYASIYMLKLGVNETQIGLITSIGMAIQIFTALISGHLTDKMGRRKALIVYDLLSWSVATLIWAVSQNFWFFLVAAIVNSFQRVPTTAWYCLLVEDTKPENRSIVFTILMFINVVGGLFAPLGGLLVNHFELVPGMRVMYVIAFIGMTIMMILRHINTHETDIGIKKMQESSKISFSDTLAEYKSVLKLIVTNKPLMIIFGVYILFNFQMTLRNTYLSVYWVDALKINDALISIFPAISSAAMILFLLTATPRLKEKLANRYMIWGFLISAASFIILLSAGPDNIAATIISTVVMAIGGILASPYLESSIQNAIDDDNRAKIFSILGVLILIFTFPAGLIGGWAYSINAKIPLIFIVISFLMSVPMMVMYARGSRNAIQPSVEMTCSTDV; from the coding sequence GTGTGGAGCAGGATTCAAGGAAATGCAAGAAACTGTTTGTTGTATGAACCGCTTTTTTTATTACCGTACAATATGTACATGACGTATGCATCAATCTATATGCTGAAACTCGGCGTCAATGAAACCCAGATCGGACTCATCACATCAATTGGTATGGCGATACAAATTTTCACCGCTCTCATTAGCGGTCACTTAACAGATAAGATGGGGCGAAGAAAAGCGCTTATCGTATACGATCTCCTCAGCTGGAGTGTCGCAACATTAATCTGGGCTGTATCGCAGAACTTCTGGTTCTTCTTGGTCGCAGCTATCGTGAATAGCTTTCAGCGAGTGCCGACGACGGCTTGGTATTGTCTGCTCGTAGAGGATACGAAGCCGGAGAACCGTTCCATCGTCTTTACGATTCTAATGTTTATTAACGTCGTAGGCGGGCTGTTCGCACCGCTGGGCGGATTGCTTGTGAATCATTTTGAACTGGTGCCCGGTATGCGGGTCATGTATGTCATTGCATTCATTGGAATGACGATTATGATGATTTTGCGGCATATCAACACACATGAGACTGACATTGGGATCAAAAAGATGCAAGAGAGCTCGAAGATCAGCTTCTCGGATACTCTTGCTGAATACAAGAGCGTGCTCAAGCTTATTGTAACAAATAAACCATTGATGATTATTTTTGGCGTCTACATACTGTTTAACTTCCAGATGACGCTTCGTAATACGTATCTCTCGGTATATTGGGTGGATGCGCTGAAAATTAATGACGCACTTATCTCCATATTCCCGGCGATATCGTCCGCGGCAATGATTCTGTTCCTACTCACGGCAACACCGCGGCTTAAAGAGAAGCTGGCTAATCGATATATGATTTGGGGCTTTTTGATTTCGGCAGCTTCGTTCATCATTCTACTATCGGCGGGTCCAGACAACATTGCGGCAACGATCATTAGTACAGTCGTTATGGCAATTGGGGGCATTCTCGCGAGTCCATACTTGGAATCATCGATTCAAAATGCGATCGACGACGACAATCGCGCGAAGATTTTCTCAATACTCGGCGTACTGATTCTGATCTTCACATTCCCTGCGGGATTAATCGGTGGCTGGGCTTATTCCATTAATGCGAAGATCCCTTTGATCTTTATTGTCATTTCGTTTCTAATGAGTGTGCCAATGATGGTGATGTATGCAAGAGGCAGCAGGAATGCCATTCAACCATCAGTTGAAATGACTTGTTCAACTGATGTTTGA
- a CDS encoding helix-turn-helix domain-containing protein encodes MDMYKIGAFIAKLRKEQSMTQAEFAEQLSLTHQAVSKWERGESMPDISLLSPISKLLGLTIEELLAGEKRKVVPPVAVVIEAPLEELHAEELQEESLQEVLAPVAAAEEVQDEEANQIEAMVEAQIKAQVEAQIEEQVKAQVEAQIEAQVRAQVEAQVEAQVEAQLHEDEHDHHHDHHHDHHHDHHDHHNHNHNHNDEDENDNRELKLILKLAPFLSTDLVDEMLDRRLDSDEVSLDFVQRLAPFASAEMLGKLVDKATDNAVDLNQITRLAPFLEQHQLDRLMQKVENGTVGWNVVKALAPFLGENALNRLIERVAEGSIDTHTLVSIAPFLQRENVEKLVGLAESVTFDTELVTRLAPFLPKDMLDRMVRNMLSNSR; translated from the coding sequence ATGGATATGTACAAGATTGGAGCTTTCATTGCTAAGCTTAGAAAAGAACAGAGCATGACGCAGGCGGAGTTCGCGGAACAATTAAGTCTTACCCATCAAGCGGTATCCAAATGGGAACGTGGCGAATCGATGCCTGATATTAGTCTTCTGTCGCCGATCAGTAAGCTTCTTGGTCTAACAATTGAAGAATTGCTGGCCGGAGAGAAACGGAAGGTTGTTCCTCCTGTGGCGGTTGTCATTGAAGCTCCACTTGAGGAGCTTCATGCAGAGGAGCTTCAAGAAGAGTCGTTGCAGGAAGTATTGGCACCAGTTGCTGCGGCAGAGGAAGTGCAAGATGAGGAAGCTAACCAGATTGAAGCAATGGTAGAAGCGCAGATAAAAGCACAGGTAGAAGCGCAAATAGAAGAACAGGTAAAAGCACAGGTAGAAGCGCAAATAGAAGCACAGGTAAGAGCCCAGGTAGAAGCTCAGGTGGAAGCGCAGGTAGAAGCGCAGCTACATGAAGATGAGCATGATCACCATCATGACCATCATCATGACCACCATCACGACCATCATGATCATCACAATCACAATCACAATCACAATGATGAGGACGAGAATGATAACCGTGAGCTGAAATTGATTCTAAAGCTGGCTCCATTCCTGAGCACAGACCTCGTCGATGAAATGCTTGATCGTCGCTTGGACAGTGACGAGGTCAGCCTGGATTTTGTTCAGAGACTCGCACCGTTCGCAAGCGCAGAGATGCTCGGCAAATTAGTGGATAAAGCAACGGATAATGCTGTGGATCTGAATCAAATTACAAGATTGGCGCCATTTCTTGAGCAACACCAGCTCGACCGCCTCATGCAGAAAGTAGAAAACGGCACTGTGGGCTGGAACGTTGTGAAAGCACTCGCCCCTTTCTTGGGTGAGAATGCATTGAATCGACTAATCGAGCGTGTGGCAGAAGGATCGATTGATACGCATACGCTTGTATCGATAGCACCTTTTCTGCAGAGGGAGAATGTTGAGAAGCTGGTGGGTCTTGCAGAGTCGGTTACGTTCGATACTGAGCTTGTCACGAGGCTAGCTCCTTTTCTCCCGAAAGACATGCTCGACCGCATGGTTCGAAATATGCTGAGCAATTCACGCTAA
- a CDS encoding 3'-5' exoribonuclease YhaM family protein — MTNVRDMRDGEDFVGFYLIKESEVKQTNTTPPKDFMNLMLSDSTGQISAKIWDAAQSDKDNFTAMSLVKVQGTAQLYRDKLQVKIIRIRRTTEADGVNITDFIRSAPVGAAELLATVYATKDSIVDHDIRAVVQYCLDKIGDRLLHAPAAKTHHHAYYAGLVYHIVRMLEIGAFLCKQRPFLNADLIKAGIILHDIAKPVEMVSELGIVSDYSTPGKLIGHISQASLWITEAAIHLDIDPDAERIMALQHLVLSHHNLGEWGSPVQPQLAEAVALHHIDSMDAKLQMIEDAFATIPDDESWTAPIRGLENKAIYRLNF, encoded by the coding sequence ATGACGAATGTGCGCGATATGCGCGATGGCGAGGATTTCGTTGGCTTCTATCTCATTAAGGAGAGTGAAGTAAAGCAGACGAATACGACGCCGCCGAAGGATTTTATGAATTTGATGCTGTCTGATTCGACTGGACAGATTTCGGCCAAGATTTGGGATGCTGCACAGAGCGATAAAGATAACTTCACGGCGATGTCGCTTGTGAAGGTGCAAGGCACAGCCCAGCTGTACCGGGATAAGCTGCAAGTAAAGATTATACGCATTCGCAGGACGACGGAAGCGGACGGTGTCAACATAACCGATTTCATACGTTCAGCGCCGGTCGGAGCGGCAGAGCTGCTTGCAACGGTCTACGCCACGAAAGACAGTATTGTGGATCACGATATACGTGCAGTCGTTCAATATTGCTTAGACAAAATCGGTGATCGGCTGCTTCATGCTCCGGCAGCGAAGACGCATCATCATGCATATTACGCCGGGTTGGTGTATCATATTGTAAGAATGCTGGAGATTGGCGCGTTTCTGTGCAAGCAGCGGCCTTTTTTAAATGCCGATTTGATTAAAGCCGGTATCATTCTTCACGATATTGCAAAGCCCGTTGAGATGGTATCCGAGCTGGGCATCGTTTCGGATTACAGCACGCCGGGCAAGCTGATCGGGCATATTTCGCAAGCATCGCTGTGGATTACCGAAGCGGCGATTCACCTCGACATAGACCCGGACGCTGAGCGCATCATGGCGCTGCAGCATCTTGTCCTCTCCCATCACAACCTAGGCGAGTGGGGAAGTCCGGTGCAGCCGCAGCTGGCAGAGGCAGTTGCCTTGCATCATATCGACTCGATGGATGCGAAGCTGCAAATGATTGAGGATGCTTTTGCAACAATTCCGGATGATGAATCGTGGACGGCACCGATCCGCGGGCTGGAGAACAAAGCGATTTATCGGTTGAATTTCTAA
- a CDS encoding Gfo/Idh/MocA family protein → MIRFGIIGTNWITEQFIEAARTVEGFTLTAVYSRTQEQADMFAAKHNIPFTFTNLTDMAASDELDAVYIASPTSFHAEQAMICMRGGKHVLCEKPAASNARELAQMIETSEKHDVVFMEALKSTLLPGFQAVVDNLPKLGTIRRYFASYCQYSSRYDAYKNGQVLNAFKPEFSNGALMDLGVYCIYPMVVLFGAPKEIAANGIMLESGVDGQGGLIAKYEGMNATIMYSKISNSSLLAEIQGEEGTMTIDSINIPKHIQIRYRDGRVEDLSRPDDRPTMSYEAEQFMKLIRTGERQSPVNTHANSLAVMNVLDEARRQQGLVFPADLK, encoded by the coding sequence ATGATTAGATTTGGCATTATCGGCACGAATTGGATTACAGAGCAGTTTATTGAGGCAGCTAGGACGGTGGAAGGGTTCACGCTGACTGCCGTCTATTCCAGAACGCAAGAGCAAGCAGATATGTTCGCTGCTAAGCATAATATTCCATTCACGTTCACGAACTTGACGGACATGGCGGCAAGCGATGAGCTTGATGCGGTATATATTGCTTCGCCAACATCCTTCCATGCCGAGCAAGCTATGATCTGTATGCGCGGCGGCAAGCATGTTCTGTGCGAGAAGCCTGCTGCGTCGAATGCGCGCGAGCTGGCGCAGATGATTGAGACTTCGGAGAAACACGACGTTGTATTCATGGAAGCGCTGAAGAGCACGCTGCTTCCTGGCTTCCAAGCGGTTGTGGACAATTTGCCGAAGCTAGGAACGATTCGAAGATATTTTGCGAGCTACTGCCAATACTCTTCGCGTTACGATGCCTATAAGAACGGACAAGTATTGAATGCGTTCAAGCCGGAGTTCTCGAACGGCGCATTGATGGATCTCGGCGTGTACTGCATCTATCCGATGGTCGTGCTGTTCGGCGCACCTAAGGAGATCGCTGCAAACGGCATTATGCTGGAGTCCGGCGTGGACGGCCAAGGCGGCTTGATCGCGAAGTATGAAGGAATGAATGCAACGATCATGTATTCGAAAATATCGAACTCCTCGCTGCTCGCTGAAATCCAGGGCGAAGAGGGCACGATGACGATCGACAGCATCAACATTCCGAAGCATATCCAAATCCGCTACCGCGATGGGCGGGTTGAGGATCTATCGAGACCGGATGATCGTCCGACGATGAGCTATGAAGCAGAGCAGTTTATGAAGCTGATCCGTACTGGCGAGCGGCAATCTCCGGTGAACACGCATGCGAATTCGCTTGCCGTGATGAACGTGCTGGATGAAGCGAGACGTCAGCAAGGGCTTGTGTTCCCTGCGGACTTGAAATAA
- a CDS encoding AraC family transcriptional regulator → MNALRKHFDVDTSLPVELVLRSTKNTQSELPDHLHDWFEIIYIHGGSGSIFINHTFYELQAGDLFLIPGNTIHRTLPNPEQPITSSAIFFSSQYVQATVISKDAFSYLRCFETAKSNRHYKLELLTTEQQRLEVTIDELQEELRLRQSGYRQAVLLLLQTVLLHLNRKANPGDIPQPLSGHNSPTWLQAALNYIDEHLTDNLQLTALASRAAVSPSYFSRTFKQMTGLSVIEFIIAKRITMAKELLLTTDHTIAEIAVQCGFESLPHFYRMFKKFAGSTPNHYKRSI, encoded by the coding sequence ATGAATGCGCTTCGCAAACATTTTGACGTTGATACCTCGCTCCCAGTTGAGCTCGTCTTGCGCAGCACGAAGAACACGCAGTCCGAGCTGCCGGACCACCTGCATGACTGGTTCGAGATTATATATATCCACGGCGGCTCCGGTTCGATCTTTATTAACCATACGTTCTATGAGCTGCAAGCCGGTGATCTGTTTCTCATCCCAGGCAATACGATACACCGGACGCTTCCGAATCCCGAACAGCCGATTACATCGTCCGCGATATTTTTCAGCAGCCAATATGTTCAGGCAACCGTCATAAGCAAAGACGCCTTTTCTTATCTTCGGTGCTTTGAAACCGCTAAGTCGAATCGGCATTATAAGCTAGAACTGCTTACTACTGAGCAGCAGCGACTCGAAGTAACGATTGATGAATTGCAGGAAGAGCTTAGGCTCCGCCAATCCGGCTATCGGCAAGCCGTTCTGCTGCTGCTCCAAACGGTGCTGCTTCATCTGAATCGCAAAGCCAATCCCGGCGATATTCCGCAGCCGCTCAGCGGACATAACAGCCCGACTTGGCTGCAGGCAGCGCTTAACTATATCGATGAGCACTTGACCGACAACCTGCAGCTAACGGCTCTTGCCAGCCGCGCCGCTGTAAGTCCGTCTTACTTCTCCAGAACATTCAAACAGATGACGGGGCTTAGCGTAATCGAGTTTATTATTGCGAAGCGGATCACGATGGCCAAGGAGCTGCTGTTGACTACCGATCACACCATTGCTGAGATCGCGGTTCAGTGCGGCTTCGAGAGCCTTCCTCACTTCTATCGGATGTTCAAGAAATTCGCTGGCAGCACGCCTAACCACTATAAGCGCTCCATCTAA
- a CDS encoding UxaA family hydrolase — translation MEHRIESGADALYMDERDHVATALRDMTAGETIQYRNSEGLRGVTLVDPIPFGHKVAIVAVEEGMDVRKYGEVIGRAVKSIVVGQHVHVHNIEGIRGRGDLGTKEAAAQ, via the coding sequence ATGGAGCATCGCATTGAATCTGGCGCAGACGCGCTTTATATGGATGAACGCGATCATGTTGCGACAGCGCTTCGCGATATGACGGCAGGAGAAACAATTCAGTATCGGAACTCTGAAGGCTTACGAGGGGTAACGCTAGTCGATCCTATTCCTTTCGGCCATAAGGTGGCAATTGTCGCTGTGGAAGAAGGCATGGATGTCCGCAAATATGGGGAAGTGATTGGACGAGCAGTGAAATCAATCGTTGTCGGCCAGCATGTCCATGTACACAATATTGAAGGAATTCGCGGTCGCGGAGACCTCGGCACGAAGGAGGCTGCAGCACAATGA
- a CDS encoding UxaA family hydrolase — MNRTFMGYERANGDIGIRNHLLIIPTVICSNQVCNRIMQMVPGTVAIPHQHGCSQIGADKDRTFDVLAGTGKNPNVGAVLIISLGCEVVDPAALAEEIRKTGKPVEFFDIQSVGGSVKAISHGAELAKRMMADLEKQEKVPVPWNKLKVGVKCGGSDATSGLSSNPALGAAADSLIAEGGSIVIGETTEIIGAEHLLAERCVTPEISDQLYHIVNRFEDEVQRMGADMRGGNPSPGNIAGGLSTIEEKSLGCISKCGKAPIQGVIEYAENIPDHGLYFMDSPGNDIECVSGMAAGGAHIVCFTTGRGTPTGAAVIPVIKITGNKMTFEKMEDNMDVDVSDMLDGTGSLEQAGDRIWQEIMDVAAGKWTKAEVLGHQEFSINRIGPSL, encoded by the coding sequence ATGAACAGAACATTCATGGGCTATGAACGGGCGAATGGAGACATCGGTATTCGGAACCATCTGCTCATTATTCCTACTGTTATTTGCTCCAACCAAGTATGTAACCGAATTATGCAAATGGTGCCGGGCACGGTTGCGATTCCTCATCAGCATGGCTGCAGCCAAATTGGTGCGGATAAGGATCGTACGTTCGACGTACTTGCCGGAACAGGGAAGAACCCTAACGTAGGTGCTGTTCTTATTATTAGCTTGGGCTGTGAGGTTGTCGATCCTGCTGCGCTTGCGGAGGAGATTCGTAAGACGGGCAAGCCGGTCGAATTTTTCGATATTCAATCCGTAGGCGGCTCGGTGAAGGCGATATCGCATGGCGCAGAGCTTGCGAAACGGATGATGGCGGACCTCGAGAAGCAGGAAAAGGTACCCGTGCCATGGAATAAATTAAAGGTTGGAGTCAAATGCGGCGGTTCTGATGCGACAAGCGGCTTGTCCTCGAACCCGGCGCTTGGCGCGGCGGCAGATTCGCTTATTGCGGAGGGCGGCTCAATCGTGATCGGCGAAACGACGGAGATTATCGGCGCGGAGCATCTGCTTGCAGAGCGCTGCGTGACGCCGGAAATATCCGATCAGCTCTATCATATCGTGAACCGCTTCGAGGACGAAGTACAGCGGATGGGCGCCGATATGCGCGGCGGCAATCCAAGCCCAGGCAATATTGCAGGCGGCTTGTCCACAATTGAAGAGAAATCGCTCGGCTGCATTAGCAAGTGCGGCAAAGCGCCGATTCAAGGTGTCATTGAGTATGCGGAGAACATTCCGGATCATGGTCTCTACTTCATGGATTCCCCGGGAAATGATATTGAATGCGTATCGGGTATGGCAGCCGGCGGCGCACATATCGTCTGCTTCACGACAGGCCGTGGAACGCCGACTGGCGCAGCGGTTATTCCAGTTATTAAGATTACAGGCAACAAAATGACGTTCGAGAAGATGGAAGATAACATGGATGTCGACGTAAGCGATATGCTAGACGGAACTGGCAGCCTTGAACAGGCTGGCGATCGGATCTGGCAAGAGATTATGGATGTAGCAGCAGGCAAATGGACGAAAGCGGAAGTGCTGGGTCATCAAGAATTCAGCATTAACCGAATCGGTCCAAGCTTGTAG
- a CDS encoding Gfo/Idh/MocA family protein, whose product MNTIAKDWLDLEYKPQLPVNKEMGIGIIGAGEIIEACHLPAYEMAGLRVVGIFDLNKERAEHLAAKFGIPKVYRDLDELLADPEVQFADLAVPAKVQPGIAERAAAAGKHILCQKPLAESYPEAVRIRDACAKYGVKGAVNQQMRWSPSIRASHTIIKRGWLGELLQASIQVNVKQDFANWGWLREMPTLEFMYHSIHYMDAIRFLFGTPEYVYADGARFPGQQTIGETRTLLHMKFAGEARGIIHDNHNHISTEDDWYATYRFEGTEGIIKGTNGSLYNYPVGREDTLSFHTKAIHEDYWFSPRLHGKWFPHAFMGTMGELMRAVEENREPENSVEDNLKTMQMVFGAYLSMEENRPVSLAEIAGKVPTL is encoded by the coding sequence ATGAATACGATAGCAAAGGATTGGCTCGATCTGGAGTATAAGCCGCAGCTCCCTGTCAATAAAGAGATGGGCATTGGCATCATCGGAGCGGGCGAGATTATCGAGGCTTGTCACCTGCCAGCGTATGAGATGGCAGGTCTGCGCGTCGTGGGTATCTTCGATTTGAACAAGGAGCGCGCAGAGCACCTCGCTGCGAAATTCGGTATTCCGAAGGTGTACCGAGATTTGGATGAGCTGCTTGCCGATCCTGAGGTTCAGTTCGCGGATCTGGCAGTGCCAGCGAAGGTGCAGCCGGGAATTGCCGAGCGGGCAGCTGCAGCGGGCAAGCATATTCTGTGCCAGAAGCCGCTCGCGGAATCGTATCCGGAAGCGGTACGCATTCGCGATGCATGCGCCAAGTATGGCGTGAAAGGCGCGGTCAACCAGCAAATGCGCTGGTCACCGAGCATTCGCGCAAGCCATACCATCATCAAGCGCGGCTGGCTTGGCGAGCTGCTGCAAGCATCGATTCAAGTGAATGTGAAGCAGGATTTTGCCAACTGGGGCTGGCTGCGGGAGATGCCGACGCTGGAGTTCATGTACCATAGCATTCACTATATGGATGCGATTCGCTTCTTGTTCGGTACGCCCGAGTACGTCTATGCAGATGGGGCACGTTTCCCAGGTCAGCAGACGATTGGCGAGACACGGACGCTGCTGCATATGAAATTCGCAGGCGAAGCACGCGGCATTATTCATGACAATCATAATCATATCTCGACTGAGGATGATTGGTACGCGACGTACCGATTCGAAGGAACTGAGGGCATTATTAAAGGGACGAACGGGTCGCTGTACAATTATCCGGTTGGACGCGAGGATACGCTTAGCTTCCATACGAAAGCGATTCACGAGGATTATTGGTTCTCTCCAAGACTTCATGGCAAATGGTTCCCGCATGCCTTCATGGGAACGATGGGCGAGCTGATGCGTGCGGTTGAAGAGAATCGCGAGCCGGAGAACAGTGTAGAGGATAACTTGAAGACGATGCAAATGGTGTTTGGCGCCTACCTCTCTATGGAAGAGAATCGTCCGGTCTCGCTTGCGGAAATTGCGGGAAAAGTACCAACTTTATAA
- a CDS encoding MFS transporter: MPVNLTYFLFFYFFLYMGNAVYGTFIPLYFQHVGFSQAQIGTLLSLGPLVAIMAQPVWGLLSDRAKTKNSILLLLIIGTGLSVLLFPLTNMFLLLLLFICIFTFFQSSIFTISDAVTLEVLDKRGSGNFSLIRMGGTFGFALMSILFGLLAQKRIDLLFVVYTLILVACLLLALRFPKIEGHQKRGKKVSVWVLFRNRKLMLYIGANFVFQITLGYYYAFFPLYFKELGGDSAWLGWSMVISSLSEVPFLLLSSRIFKRIPVSFILLGAGAAAALRWYLYTIVHHAGWLLPIQALHGLIFIVLSVTMAIVINKEVPNELKASGQTLNGLLSMGVARIIGSFFGGITSEAIGMRQTFFYNSIIATICIVIFAGAFWYQHAQDKIKRPPGIRQQPQ; this comes from the coding sequence ATGCCTGTCAATTTAACTTATTTCCTGTTCTTCTACTTCTTTCTGTACATGGGCAACGCCGTCTACGGAACGTTCATCCCGCTCTACTTCCAGCATGTCGGGTTTTCCCAAGCACAGATCGGGACGCTGCTTAGCCTAGGTCCACTCGTCGCCATCATGGCACAACCGGTCTGGGGTCTGCTTAGCGATCGGGCAAAGACGAAGAACAGCATTCTGCTGCTGCTCATCATCGGAACCGGTCTTAGCGTTCTGCTATTCCCGCTCACCAACATGTTTCTGCTGCTGCTGCTCTTCATTTGTATTTTTACGTTCTTCCAGTCATCCATCTTCACGATTAGCGATGCCGTTACTCTAGAGGTGCTGGACAAGCGGGGCTCAGGCAACTTCAGTCTCATTCGAATGGGAGGGACATTCGGGTTCGCGCTGATGTCCATTCTGTTCGGACTGCTCGCGCAGAAGCGGATCGACCTGCTGTTCGTCGTATACACGCTCATTCTCGTGGCTTGTCTGCTGCTCGCGCTTCGTTTTCCTAAGATCGAGGGCCATCAGAAGCGAGGCAAGAAAGTATCGGTCTGGGTTCTCTTCCGCAATCGGAAGCTCATGCTCTACATAGGCGCAAACTTCGTGTTTCAGATTACACTCGGTTACTATTACGCCTTCTTCCCGCTCTACTTTAAAGAGCTTGGCGGCGATAGTGCTTGGCTCGGCTGGTCCATGGTGATCTCCTCGCTGAGCGAGGTTCCGTTCCTGCTGCTGTCGAGCCGCATCTTCAAGCGCATACCCGTATCGTTCATTCTGCTCGGCGCTGGCGCAGCTGCCGCGCTCCGATGGTACTTGTATACGATCGTGCATCACGCCGGTTGGCTGCTGCCGATTCAAGCGCTGCACGGTCTAATCTTTATCGTCCTCTCCGTTACGATGGCAATTGTCATCAACAAGGAAGTGCCTAATGAGCTAAAAGCAAGCGGACAAACCTTGAATGGACTGCTCTCGATGGGCGTTGCTCGCATTATCGGCAGCTTCTTCGGCGGTATTACGAGCGAAGCGATCGGCATGCGTCAGACCTTTTTCTATAACTCTATCATTGCGACTATCTGCATTGTCATCTTCGCCGGCGCCTTCTGGTATCAGCACGCGCAGGACAAAATAAAAAGGCCGCCAGGCATTCGCCAGCAGCCGCAATAA